The Bacteroidota bacterium genomic interval TATTTACTACTCCCTATTTTTCAAGACCCATTCACGAACATAGTTTACAATCTCGACAGTCGATGCACCCGGAGTAAATAACTTACCCACACCTATTTTGTTCAATTCTTGTATGTCTTGTTCGGGAATAATTCCACCTCCAAAAATTAACACATTCTCCACCGACTTTTCCATAAAAAGTTTTTTGATGCGTGGGAAAATAGTCATGTGAGCACCGCTTAAAATGCTGACACCGATTGCATCGACATCTTCCTGCAACGCAGCTTCGACAATCATTTCGGGAGTTTTACGCAAACCGGTGTATATTACTTCCATACCGGCATCGCGCAAAGCGGCAGCAATTACTTTAGCTCCGCGGTCGTGTCCATCTAAACCTGCTTTCGCAACTATAACTCG includes:
- a CDS encoding cobalamin B12-binding domain-containing protein, with the translated sequence MERKIRVIVAKAGLDGHDRGAKVIAAALRDAGMEVIYTGLRKTPEMIVEAALQEDVDAIGVSILSGAHMTIFPRIKKLFMEKSVENVLIFGGGIIPEQDIQELNKIGVGKLFTPGASTVEIVNYVREWVLKNRE